The Deinococcus malanensis sequence GGCGAGCATTGGAATGAGTGTTTATCCTGACGACGGGAGCGATAGCCAGCAGCTGATCCAGCACGCGGACAGTGCCATGTACACCGTGAAAACCTTCGGCAAGAATGGGATCAGACGGTTCGAGCTGGCCACCGATTCTGCCATTGAACGCCTCAAACAGATTGAGCATGCCCTGACCCAGGCCCTGACCTGTCAGCAGTTCCACCTGGTGTACCAGCCAATCTGTTCTCTAGATGATGGCGTCGTACGGAAACTGGAGACGCTTCTGCGCTGGACACATCCAACATTAGGCCCAGTCTCAGCGGCTGAATTTATCCCCATCGCAGAAACAAACGGACAGATTATTCCGCTGGGTGAATGGGCTTTGCGGGCAGCTTGTCAACAGGCCCGGGAGTGGATTGACAGGACAGGCCTGGCAGTCACGGTGTCAGTCAATGTTTCCCCCTTGCAGTTCACGCAGGTCAACTTTGTGAATCAGGTGCGTCAGGCACTGGGAGATGCCCGACTGCCCGCCTCAGCTCTGGAAATCGAACTCACGGAAAGCGCTGTCATGCGCCGCCTGGAAGTCGTCAAGGCGTCATTACACGAATTGCAGCGTCTCGGGGTCAGGATTGCGATTGATGATTTCGGGACAGGTTACTCCTCGCTCGCCTACCTGCGCGATCTGCCCATCAACTGCATCAAGATCGATCAAACCTTTATTCATGACCTAAGCACGCCTCGCCGGGCCCCTCAATTTGCACTGGCGTTGATCGAGGCGGTCATTGGCATTGCCAGTACCCTGAGCCTGCAGGTGGTGGCTGAGGGCATTGAGACCCAGAAGCAACTCGATATGCTCCGGGACCTCGGGTGCGATCTTGGACAGGGCTACTTTCTCTGCCCCCCGGTGGCAGCGGACGCTGCCCTCGAAACCGTCCTGGCCTCAACCTTGTTTCCACCAGGAAGCAGCCCCACGCCCCTTGATTAAACGAGTCCTTCGTTCGTCGGAATGGGCCGACATCGTGCAATTTATTCAATAACATGCACCGGACTCTGAAACGTTCAGAGTGGGAGGTCAGATGCTCGATCAGGTTCATCATTCTGCGACTGCAGCCCCCGTCCCACTGGAGGTCAACACTCTCCTGCGCCGGATCTGTGTTCGGCCGCCATATTTTGCCCTCAGGGACCTCCAGAGCGATGGAATGTCCTTTTTCGCGACCGCCGTCGCTGAGCGGCCCATCTCGAATGAGGTGGGTCCCATGCAGGCTGCCGAGATCAGCCGGCACGCGGCGATATGCGGACTGTGTGCTGCAGCACTCGCTCTTGGCAGTAACGACCGTCAGTATTACCTCGCTCAAGACGCTATTTACACAGGTTTTGCGAATGCTGCACCTTACGGTTCGGTCATCTCATTTATGGCGAGCGTCGTTGAACAAGGGAAAAGGCAGGTTGCGGCAGAAATTACAGTCTCGGCAGGAAGGAAGCCTATGGCACATCTGCGCGTGACCTACACCATCCTGAGCGAGGCTGCTTTCAAACGGCTGTTTCGTTCCAAGTATTCACCAGCCTTCGCGGGATTGGCACGCGAGCGGATGCCAGACCCACCACCTGGCAAGTTCTGCAGGAAGGGTGAGACTTGCACATTGACTCTGGAAGTTGTTCCAGAAGAAGCTTGCGCGGGACATTTCGACCATTACCCGGCCATGCCGGTCGCTGTGTTGATGGGGCAGCTTGGACTGGTGGCGGAGCGAATGCATGGTGCGCCCTACCGTGTGGCATCGGCCAATATGACGGCGTCAGACTTCTGTTGGGCTGGGGAGTCGGCCCGCTTCGAAGTTTCTCCCTTGGCTGAGGCAGGATTGTATGCCTGTACAGCCTTTGCGACCGATGCCGTGGTGAGTGAAATGACCTTGCAGTTACAGTCGGTGTTTTAGGGATAATCGTTGAGCCACTCGAGTGTTCTGTCTCTGGCAAGGTGTATCAGGTAACGGGTTTCTACTCTGTGCGCGCTTCACCCCACGCCAGCGTACGACGGCCAGACCACGTGCGGGACTTCCGGATTCAGGTAACGAACGCCTGGCGCGACCTGGCGTGGAAGAACCTCGGGAAGATCAACCACATGGAAGACAAGATCGCGCGCAGTTTCGGGGCTCGGTGCCTGTCCACTTCGCCAGCGCCACACCGTAGGCCTTCTTCAACGCTTCCTCTGCCGGATAACTCCCTATCACGATGGAGCAGCTTATGGCTGTTCTGAACGGATCCAGCCCAGCACGCCTAAGCCAATCAAACGAGCACACAGGGCAGAAAGCCCGAGCATCTCCTCGGGCAGGCTAAGCCCCAGGCCAATCAGCGCACCGCCGATCAAAACGCCCCACCCCTTCGTCTGGCTCATGCACCCCAGTCTGCACCCACAAAAGGACGCACACAACCCTGACTCAGGCGCTTCACCAGGACACCGTACTGGAGACAAATCTGTCGAAGGTTGATCAAGTGTGAGTTCACGGGAAAAAAGGCGTAGTGGCCGCAGGATGACAGAACCCGGTGGGGCCCTGAACCGTGGTGCAGCGCCGTCTAGCGGCTGATGACGAGACTCACGATATCCACGCCCGCACGCCTCCCCCGGGCGCACAGAACACTCGGGTTGGGGTCAATTCCGAGACGGTACCGGGCACTGGTCTTTGCAGGACCACGACCACACTCACTGAGCAGCCACGTCGGCACCCGCCACGCACCCTCACCCAAGGCGTTCACTCCCGAATCGCCCAAAAGAGTACGCATGAGTTCAGGCACGATCGCCACGTCCGCCGGAACGAGCGCGTCGCGTTTCCAGGTGACTTTCAGGGACGCCGGAATACCCTTGGCGGCTGTGCGGTACTCCAGGGTGAGGTCCGGACGGCCGCCAACGCTGAACGTGCGGACGCCATCGGCCGAACTCAGCAGCAGGCACTGCACCGGCCCGCACGGACTGTCTGCCGACGCGGCCACGGGGGCAGGGATGACTGGAGCAGCACTATGGTTCGGGCGACCCCTGCCGGAGGGGCTGGTTTCACGGGCGTGACACTGCCGGTGGCGGGCACAATGAGGCGCTGCGTGACGTAGATAACGGTGCCCGTAAGGTTGTTCATGGTGATGAGTTCCCGCACGGTGGTGTTGAACCTCTGCGCGAGAATGGCGAGCGTGTCCCCGGTTTTCACGGTATAGGTCGTGGTTGTGACGCGCACACGGCTGGCTGTCAGCGCTGCGGGGGCGGAGTGGACGGGTTGTGGGACAGCCGCGTGCGCGGCGCTGAACGTAAAGGTCACCAGGGTGCCGAGCAGCCACGCCTGACGGTGAGTGGCCGACACGGGCAACCGTGGGGCCCCCCAGGGGTGAACCCGGACCTGAGGCGGCATGACCGCGAAACGGCCATGCGACTGATCACGGAGGTGGACAGATGTCAGGTCACTCATGGCTGCTTCGAGAGATCGTACACCGCGACTGGCATGCATTGGCTGACAAGTTCACGCGGTCCTGCCTTTCAGCAGGCTGGCCGCCCAAGCAGCGTCCCGGTTTGCAAGCGCAGCTTCTGGGTTTACGATCCATCCTGCTCAGATCAATACCAGTATTGATGGCCTGAAGCGGCAGGGCAGCGAGTACTCCCGAAAACAAGATCACTCTGGACGCTAATTTATTGATTACGGCACGGCTCTGTCTTGATATTTTAGATTCCTGATGGAATGGCAACCCAACCAGTATTCCCGTGCGCAACTGGAAGCACGACGGCTGGCGGCCGCTGAATGGCTTCAACAAGGCACCCATACGCACCGCGAAATCGCTGAATACTTTGGTGTCTCCGTGGTTACGGTCACCACATGGAATGCCCGCCTCAAGAAAAAGGGCACACTGCAGGCCACGGTTGCGCCAGGTCCGAGCGCACGGCTGACCTCAGTCCAGCACGAACACCTGCGCACCCTCCTGCGGGAGGGTGCCAAGCATCATGGGTTTCGGGACGAAACCTGGACCACTCGGCGCGTCGTGGAGCTGATCGGTCGGCACTTCGATGTCTGGTACCACCACGATCACGTGCGCAAAGTGCTGCGTCAGCTGGGCTTTACGCCACAGATGCCGGATGGACGGGCAGCAGAACGGAACGAACTGCGGATCGCCAGCTGGAAAGAACAGGTGGTGCCGGAGTTGGAAAAAAAAGGTTGCTGAGGGTGCCACCCTGGTATACCTCGATGAGGTGGGGTTTGCCATGAAAGGGGTCCGCAAGCGGACCTGGTCCACCAGGGGCGTCACGCCCCTGGTCACACTGCCGGCCAACTGGGAGAAGCTCTCCACCATTGGTGCGATCACCACAGAGGGTCAGTTCTTCCAGAACACCAAGAAAGGATCCATCCGCAGCGGAGATGTGATCAGGTTTTTCCAGCACCTCTTACGCCATATGGAGGGAGAAGTCGTGGTGGTCCTGGACAACGCCGGCATCCACAGAGCCAAAGCAGTACAGGCGTTCGTCGCTGTGCACGAACGCCTGTCCCTGGAGTATTTGCCGCCGTATGCTCCCGAGCTCAACCCGATTGAGTTAGTATGGGCGTACATCAAGCGCAATGTTTTGGGGAATTTCTGTGCTCGTTCGATAGAGGACTTGAAGGAGAAGCTGGCCGGAGCGTGGCAACGTGTTCGGTACGTGGATCTCCCACGAAAGCTGATCCAGACCAACCTATGCCGTAATCAATAGTGGTCCATTGGGTCTGGCAGGGGCCTTTTGCAACACACCAACTTTCAGGTATCCGCGCGGG is a genomic window containing:
- a CDS encoding putative bifunctional diguanylate cyclase/phosphodiesterase, translated to MEIEWRRPLLFALPAAALAFFIGIQFDGPSGQATPFDQIGYPVAFSLLLTLSLVLWKRPARVNAVVTALVFAMSSLFLSKLVFILFFIPQSYQVQLEMTETFFWIPALQILSFFIPNLRGARNASTIFFSLFLLVSVMYLLQVIGSQPSQGTVYALLQLNLANGVLFIVTSAFIGFKEKYVRSISAYETVRELLDTDLLTGLPNRQRLHEVMNTAISEQRTFALLFIDLDGFKLINDTLGHVIGDRALQETSRRLQKLEDQHYFAGRLSGDEFVVLVFDDPTKASQIAQTLLTDLARPIVAEGHIVHLTASIGMSVYPDDGSDSQQLIQHADSAMYTVKTFGKNGIRRFELATDSAIERLKQIEHALTQALTCQQFHLVYQPICSLDDGVVRKLETLLRWTHPTLGPVSAAEFIPIAETNGQIIPLGEWALRAACQQAREWIDRTGLAVTVSVNVSPLQFTQVNFVNQVRQALGDARLPASALEIELTESAVMRRLEVVKASLHELQRLGVRIAIDDFGTGYSSLAYLRDLPINCIKIDQTFIHDLSTPRRAPQFALALIEAVIGIASTLSLQVVAEGIETQKQLDMLRDLGCDLGQGYFLCPPVAADAALETVLASTLFPPGSSPTPLD
- a CDS encoding LysM peptidoglycan-binding domain-containing protein; translated protein: MSDLTSVHLRDQSHGRFAVMPPQVRVHPWGAPRLPVSATHRQAWLLGTLVTFTFSAAHAAVPQPVHSAPAALTASRVRVTTTTYTVKTGDTLAILAQRFNTTVRELITMNNLTGTVIYVTQRLIVPATGSVTPVKPAPPAGVARTIVLLQSSLPPWPRRQTVRAGRCSACC
- a CDS encoding IS630 family transposase (programmed frameshift) — translated: MEWQPNQYSRAQLEARRLAAAEWLQQGTHTHREIAEYFGVSVVTVTTWNARLKKKGTLQATVAPGPSARLTSVQHEHLRTLLREGAKHHGFRDETWTTRRVVELIGRHFDVWYHHDHVRKVLRQLGFTPQMPDGRAAERNELRIASWKEQVVPELEKKVAEGATLVYLDEVGFAMKGVRKRTWSTRGVTPLVTLPANWEKLSTIGAITTEGQFFQNTKKGSIRSGDVIRFFQHLLRHMEGEVVVVLDNAGIHRAKAVQAFVAVHERLSLEYLPPYAPELNPIELVWAYIKRNVLGNFCARSIEDLKEKLAGAWQRVRYVDLPRKLIQTNLCRNQ